The Acropora palmata chromosome 3, jaAcrPala1.3, whole genome shotgun sequence nucleotide sequence AACACTGAAGACAAACTTAACCTCTCAGTTAGAGGGTCTGATTACAAGTCTAAAGATTCCATATGATAACCACTGACACGCTGCCTCCTTCTCGCCGAGtattttgcaagaaaaagaaaacgtttgcagAACGATATTGTTATCTTCTTTATGACTTCGCAGCGGTAGTTAATACAATATTCAACTGATCAATGGTTCAATTATAACTGTTGTTAAAATATGGCGCCCCAATTAAGTCCTGTAAACACGACCcgcaataatttttctttcaattctaGTTCTTTTTAATcctcatgtttttttttcatttacctGTAGCGTACGCGACGAATCTAGCGTAAACGACAAATCTACGCTATTTCtgaaaaactgtaaaaaaCGTCAAAGCAATTCACGGAGTTCGGAGACAGAAAAAGGttacacaataaaacaaaacaaaacattatcCTCAAAATTTTTGGTCGGTGTCTctgtataaaaaagaaatggtgttaaaaaaaataaaaagaactgACATATACCCAATATAAATAATTTAGTACAGTTATAGCTAACAGGTGGCTAGCAAATTGTTCTAATTAAGATGAGAACGCTCACTGATTGCAATCGTCGAAAGTTTAACTTTTAATACATCACTTAGGTACGGTATATAAAAACTTGAACATCTATGACAGCGAACAAATGAAACATTCCCTATTTTTGTGACAttataagaaaatgaaaggtaGTTGCTCTTTCAGAGTGCAAAGAGGTTTCTTCCTAAAAAGTCGCTTGTATATTCAAGTTTATATGCGATGATATTTTACGAGTGTTATCTTTCACTGTAAGCTCAAATACACTAGTTTTGGGTAACGGCGATAAGTTTTGGGTAACGCTGATAAGTTGAAGTAAGAACTGGCCGGCCAGATCGACCCATGCGCAAATGGAACGCGTCAGTTCTGAACCCCGTTTCTCggaagtcccgaaactttctGGGCACACTCCGGATGGggcataattctctttgtatcttcgaTTGTAATTTGAGTGGATTGCCAACATTGCCTACTTTGTCAAGTCTACTTTTTGCTTACTTACTTATCGTAGTTGAGATAGTTAAAGGTAAAGTAGGTAAAGTTGTCCGATTTAAGGGAAGGAAGTTTCAGTGTAATAGCTCTAATTGTAATTGCAAGCTTCTTACAGTAAGTCATCATCAGACTACCTACCAAGTGTGGGTAGAGCAAGTTTTGTCGGTGGGTGGCTTCAAACCGGACATAAGAGGATAAGGTTTCCTCATACATGGGCCTCTTCCAATGATAGTTTCTTAAAATCTATCTTAAGCTATGCCGCTATTTTTAGAGAGGCACCTGATTGGCCAGTTACATTGACGTAATGAAAATTTATACATGGGTGGCTCTGGGAACGAGACCTTAAAATGGCCTTGCGAAACTAAAAATACATTTCAAAAATCTATGATGTGGTGTAAATTGGGGCATGGAGATCGCTTCTCTTACCTCATCATCTCATGCACCGGACTATTGCCAGAGCATGATGACATTTTCATTAGTAACTTTGAAAGTCACTGCCGAGAAAACGTAATCCAcagttctttctttcttttattacCACCGGCATTACCATTTCTTTCTAATTCCAGGAGGAAGACGCAAGGAATCGTATTCGTGTATAATGTTGGAGAAGAAACAGAAGCAAATTGCACAGACTCTGATATGGTAAGTTACGTATAGTTtaattattagggagcttaagcaaggatgACGTTGAAGACAACGAGaaagtcatctgaaaatgcaaCTTCGTGTTTTTGCAATCATCTGTATTCATCTGTATTCATCTGTATTCCAAGTTACTATGCTTTCGAGATGTTTTTCAATTCACCACGAAGCAGGTAAGCTATGTTACAAAGAGCGGTCCGAAAAATGTATTTGCGTTTCCAGACACTTCAAGCAGCAACTAGTGTCTCTTTTCAATCAAGTGTCTCGAttgattttcaacttgaaaTCGTTTCAGCTGAGGGTTTGTAAAATTTCGCTCATTAAATACGATAACTCGACAAAATTAAAGGAAACTCTATGGTTTTTCCTCAGAGTTTGTACTACATGTTGTTTTTACCAAAGTTAAGGCTTCACTATTCAATGCTAACAAACGTGATGAGGTCACGGTTATCTTGCCTTAACACAGTATATGGCGTAAAAACAGCAATATAGCCATTGATTTATAACTATGATAAGGACGTCATAGTCCGACACTGCACAATATCACTTTCACCATTACATTTACTCATTTCACGAactatgcaaaaaataaaatgatgatCACAGTGATGGTcatgaaagagaaaaagatcaTGAAAAGATAAGAATTATGAAGAACCTGAACTCCAAGTCAGAGAGCAAGCATAAGGTTGacatgatcatcgcagttccCAACGCCATTTCGCAGGAACAGCCACTGTAGACCTGAAAGTTCAGCCCTCTGCGagatttgaaccctgacctctgcgataccGATTCACTGCTCAAATAGTTATGTTTTTTCATTGAGACCACTTCTTATTATTCTTGGAAAAAGATTCTTTCATCTTTGGGAAGTGCACTGGTGCAcgcaaaaattagaaaaagaaaaaaagacgcAATTCGTATTAGGTTCCGTTGAGGATATTCAAGGTTTGAACCAGGAGTCAATTCAAGAGgggatgtttttttttttctactctttgttttttggttttttaattgttgctgttttgtttgtttgtttttttcgagcttGAATCCGAGAAACACAGGTTAACAGAGagagaatattcaaattttacTCTTATTAATTGCTTTGTTCTGTTCATCGCTACAGGCTCAGCGAAAATTACGAGCTCAAAGACGGAATGTGTCTTCCTCGGTGCGTGATGTACACGCACTATTTGGATTTCTGCAGAAAGGGAAAGCTTTGTCCGGCAGGACCTGCCACATTTGGAAAGGTACACCCTCTTACTAAGCTTTCAAGTCTTCATTGACCCTTGTAAATTAATGCACACTGTTGAAACAGTTAACCGCGTGCACTGTCCTCGGCGCGAGCTGTCGCCATCTTGTTTGCAGCAGCGAATGCTGCAGAGTGGGTAGAGCGAGTTATTTCATGTTAATGGGGTtggaaatttttatctttggGGAGGTGGGGGATGGGTTGTGAATGTTCGGGTAACTTTTAATTGACttcgttaatttttttgtcccGGTTCCTGCAAAAATACTTTTGTGATTAACTGTACGATTCAatgtttaaatgaaattaCATCGACTGTGACTTTGTTTTATGACATCAAGTAGCCTCAAATGTCAATCAGTTGAAAGAAGTGTAATGTTTTTCTAGATTATTCGCCAGCGATTTCCAAAGTTGACGACTCGAAGACTTGGAACACGGGGACAATCAAAGTAAGACATGAAACTACTGTCATTTAGCATTGGCATCATTTGGTCATTGTTGTACATTggtcaaaaacaacaaaatttcaaaaagctACAAGAAGATTACAACGTTAAAGCTGAAAATTGTACTGGCAAGCAAAAAAGGGTGCATGGATTGTGTTTGTGAAAAATTTTTATCATATTAACGCAAGATATTTctacttttgttatttttattttttggtttttatttttctattttcaaaatagatATCATTATTATGGAATCGTTGTCAAGGAGACATCAGCATATTTCCACGCAGGATATTCCAAGAAGGGTTTGACGAGGTATAACGATGCAGTTTGCAGTCGTAGAGAATATACATTTGACGATATGTCTACCTTATTACTCTccactcttttttttcatccttCTAAAAATCGTGGCCATCAGCAATGATCAAATGAGTGGGTAGGCTACAAAGACCTTAATAGAGCAAAtctattatcattgtttttgaTTTATTACTTTGAAGTTCCTTGTCGGGGAAAGAAAGATTTATGGAATAAAAGACCTTAATACGTCTAttaattgattttctttttcattataGATTTTCTGGTATGAAAGGAAAGGGAGATGCGGTGAGTTCACGAGAGTTTCATTCCTTCCTCAATTGACAGtttccttcatttcaaaaGTATTTTTCTTCCAAACAGCTTAGTAGCTCACACCATATAAAGCGATTCAGGTTCAAAGATGTAGAACAATATTTTCTGCATGAGAAATCCGTAATCCTCGGCTTAGAACCTGATATCCACCCATTGGAATCTGGAATCCTGCTAAGTTCTGGAATCTAACCGCTTCTGGAATTCAGAATCCAGTCcagggaaaaaaagaattgagaACCTACATCCCAATTCAGGACTGTATTGTAGGAAAATAAGGAGACTTTATTCCTTACTGAGTGTAGTTCTTTGATTCTTaatcaagttttgcataatctGACCAATTTATAGTGAATTAATCAAATCAGCTCAACATGAAACTCTGATTCTTAAATCAGTAGCTCATTCAGAACGAATTCGTGCTTTTAGCCAATTGTTCCATGCTCGATGTGTTGAGGCGTGGACATAATTTTGTTGTAAAGCTTAACTGGAATGTATCTGTATGCAGAATGGTAATCACAAGAAGTTCTCCCTCAGTTCCAAGTCAGGCACCTTGCTACCAGAATTTCCTAATGCAGCAAACGTACATTTACCAGAAGGAGTATCAATGCATAAGGTACATATTCTGCCTGGAGGGTAAATTCTGTATCCAAGGTTCTCTGCCTGATTAGTGCACTGTACATTAACATTCGTTTTTCTCACTGGATCATCCAAGTCCTCCATTCTTGTGAACTGTTGCGCGCCTGTGTTTGCAACAGCTACTGTGTTTTTCGGAAAGAAGGCTTCAAATCTGCGATGGGTTGGGACTGGTGGAGATGCAATGTTAGTCCTTGCTCCACTAGTCTCCTTCTGAGTCATCTCACCTTTTTGGTGTTCACTCAACGCTTTCCGTTGCGTGATAAACCAAAAGATCGCGAATGACAATTGCTATTCAACATTAAATAGCTCCACTCCTTGTgacaaataattataacattCTGTTTTCAGGTGGAGACGTTTATTATGATGTACCGAACACATTGCCAAAGGATGTTGGATACCGTCGTTAGTGCAAACTTCGAAGGAGTAAGTTTAGTTGTTTCAGTTTCGTTGCTTCTCTCTCTCGTTATCTCAACCGCAAGCATCCTTTTTGATCATAATTTGTGTACCTGAAGTATTCTTCCTTTAATTCCTGGGACAATGGTCGAGATCATAACCATGACTGAATATTTTGACATTTACAAGTTTTTCCATTGGGAAAGTCATCCATTTCCAAAAATATGCACTTTTCTTTTGACCTCAGTTTTTCTTCCACAGGTTCAAAACTTCATTACACATTTCTGGCAAGGAATGCCAAGTCACATTATTTCCGTTCTGGAGTGTCCTGTTGTGGTTGATATTGTGGCCATTTGTGATTCCATTTCTTATAAGGTAAGGACATTTCATAAAGCACACTGCTGTCTATCTACATCATTTTCTTAGCTCTCCTGACGTGAATGGTGACCACAAAAGTAACTGAAAATCAAGGTCCAAAAGCGACAATAGTCAAGCTTGGATGGATGGATCGATctatcaatcaatcaatcaattaatcTCTCGTCGGTCGGTCGGTCGGTCGGTCGGTCGGTCGTCGATTGGCCATCGATCAAGCTAAGCAAACAAGGAGCAAAGTATTCAAAAGTTAGGAGTCAAACTTATCGTGTGCATTCTCGTTTGCTAGGTTTTGACCGACGTCCTTATCCCCTCAGCAATACAAGATCTTCCTGAGAGGTGACAACTCAAATCTCCATCATTACTTATTTTTTGTGGTGTCTATAGAAAGGAGGGTTATATTGTATTCACTGGCATCGatgcttcatttttctttcagtctcCGAGATGAGATAACTGACTTCGCTGACAATTTACTTGATTGGTTGGATGAGTCGTTGACGAATGTACCTCAATCCCTAAAGGAAGCCAAATTGGAAGGTATGTTAACGAGTTATAATTAGTTCCAAGTCAAACAACCGCAAAGAAGTTGTCAATTAGTTTGTAAACGCTTTTCTAGTTGACTCTACAAAGTTACTTGGTATAATTTCGCTAACCATTATCCAAGTCTTCAAGTATTTGGATttgtttagtgtttcactttaACACAGCTTCGTTTTTTATTTCGTTAATTTGCTTTAGTTGCAAGAGCATTCACCCAGGCGTTGAAGAGACAAGTGTGTTTCGTTCACTTGGCTCAGGTAAGCTAAAAGAAACTTAGTTCAACAAGGCTCTTCATTTCTCTTCACTGTTCCTCCCTGGTTGCAGAAGTACAAAATTGACCGTGTAGAGAATAGCTATAGTCTCCAACAAACAGAACCTGAACATTAAATTTAATTGTCTAAAACGTCAACTCGTCTTTTATCAGAGCAAGCTAAGCCAAAATTATATTGTTGATGGTTTTCTGGTGAAATTGCTGCGGTTTTCTGCTTTTCTTCCAGCGATGCACGACCAAGGGATCGTTGATCCACAATTCAATTCgtttttttaaagtaattttCTTTCTGTATTTGTCTTGATACACTTTGCGATTGACGAGGAAGCCTTGCCTACAATTAAACTGCCTTTTGATTGTGTTAACAGGCTGCACGTTCAGCATTGCTTAGTTATGAGGATGTCTCGCAGATGCTGGGGGACCTAACTAAAATCGATTTTGACCAGATTCTGTCCAAGAGTGTCTTCATTAGTGGAAATTCTGAAGTAGTCCTCAAAGCGAAAACATGTAAGTAAAAGTCTTCGCAAATGACATTTTCAAGAATAATTTCAACAACTATGATGTAAGTTATTGAGAGGATTTCTGGGAACAGAAATAAGCTACATCGAAAGTGAATTTCGACAATGTGTCTAGATCTATGTATTATTGGTGCTGATACATGAAAGTTATTCATTTGAAATGCGGATTGGAATGAAGTTTTTGAAGTCTGTGATTACACGCTTCCAATAAATTTCATGACATAAAGACTTATAAAATACCACATAATAGTGAATAATaatgaatagtgcttttgacgcgcgctgattggctacctCGGAGGTGATTATACAGGTACATTCATCTCAGTCCTAGCATAGAGCGGCGCGCGCAACTCTAAAAAacgatcatttttcagttaatcGTCACACATAGAGCACTTTTTTGTGCTATGTGTTCATTTTGTGTGGTATacactgaaacaattattcacctcggtGTCGGtgaaagtggtggatatttattttatccaccactattcacctccacctcagtgaataattattaaatagaTTTATCCGTATCATCCCCATGATTATCATCGACCCACAACGatcagctcccagttggcctgatagctcaactggtggagcactgcattGCAGGGGTctgggtttgaatcccgttcaggcctgaaattttcagcCCTCTCTCGTTACCACATAAGTAACGTTAAAAATACTGCGAGGATCAcacatttcaaaaacaagtcTGCCGTCTTGCTGAGTCTCATTCCAGTAAACAGCACTTGTGACATTATTTTACAACTATACACGCACGGTGGATTTTTGCGGACTTCCAGCTTGTTTCATCATCCAACCAATTTCTTTTCTCGTCTTAGTCTTTTTCAATTATCAttatcttgtttttcttttcataatgTTTAGTGTCTGAGTATTTAAAGTTTGACAATTTGACTTTCGTGACGAGCAGCGTAAAGAGTGATAAACTGATGATAGACCGTTAAAACGTCGATCGTTTGACGCCTAGAGGTCGTGATTTTCGATcctattttttattgttttttcttcctttccaACTAAAATATGCAGACGTTGAAGAGCTGGAGAGTCTCCTCAGGAAACAGGCACCTTTAGAAGCGTATATAGAATGGCTAGACAGCATAGTGGACAGATGTGTTATCAAGGTATCAGGTTGTTCAAGAGATTGTTCCCATTCATCATCAGCCGCCTCTTTAAAAGGGTACTATTTTCTCAAAACCTCGTTTCAGGATCCTCAGATTTTGACATGACTACAGGGTGCACCTATATAATACAGAATAATACCGGATCACATGTTTCCATATCAATGAATAACAAAATGAGGCTGCTTGTTATATGTCTCTTTGTACTTTAACTGATGCGATGGCTCTTTGTGGCCATCGGTTCTGTAATTGCTCTCAAGGCGCTTCAGTAAgcttttactttctttgtttccctCGAACATTGCCGGTTGCAATTGCTTTGTTCAGAATTAATGAGTTGACTTATTTAGTTCGACATGGCTGTGTATGTAGCAACCTAAAAAACCTACTCACAATGATCTCGTTATGAATGAGACATCaacaaaaaagatatttttccaacTTAGAGACATGAAGAGTAGAATTACGACAGAATTTATCCGGTAACATTGTAAGTTAATTCTGACAATACTGCATTATTTCTTGGGGTTTGACCTTTCTTTCTCTCCTCGTAGGAAGCAGAAGAGTACGTGGCAACTTGTTTTGAAGACAGATCGAGGAAATTCTTAGCCATGTGGTCCTTCATTACAGCTTGTGTCCTTGCTGATTTGACCCTTAGAAGCTCACCCAGTTTTGGTATGTGTCCAGGTACTTGTGTAATCATGTTCAGTTATGATTACAGCAGGAATGTTTGTGAATTCACTGGTCGAATTAGGTACAATATAAATTTGTTGTTTAGGCATATTTTATCGCATTTTGGGGTATTCAAATAtcgttttaattattttctatgaaaattaaatattatgAGTGCGgccctaaaaaatatatatatttgatGATTTGATATTATGTCAATGCAACTGGCCAATCGAGCATTCGCAAATCTTAAGCAACAGTTCTTGCTTAGAAAAGGTATTCATTTATAGTAAGTAACTGCAATGACGTCTTTTTTCGATCAATTCAAAGGAGTATTTCATTTGCTGCACACTGCTTTTGAGGAGTACGTGTTCCTTGtggttgaaaatcaaaagatgTTGGAAATGGACAAAAGACTGAACAATTCTCTGGAAatccaaatgaaaaaaggtAAGTACAACCTCAAAATAGACTTCGAAAACTGATGCATAAATTCGTTCATCAAGTGTTACTACATTCTGTATAATAATTGCCTCAACATCTTCCAACGTGTTTCAGAATTTCGGACCTTGCTCCCTTCAATAGAGACAGAAATAAACAAGCCAAAGGAAAACCAGCAAATGGAACACGTATCCCGGCAGGAAAAGGAAACAGTGCGTCCAAAAAGGAGGAAAGCAAACATTAATCCCGAATCTTCTCCCAATGAGAAAGTATTTCAGCAGTTCAAGCCAAGATTCCACGAAAACACTTATCCAGATGCAGCACAATACATCAACGCATGTACGCCACAGGCTGTTACAATTCCAAGCTGTGAATCTTATCAAACAGCACCACTCAACAGCCCCCCGTCTCGCCAGTTCGCGCAGCCTATATCGCTATGCACTCCCGCTGATTCTCAATACCCTCCAATGGAAAACCGATCAAGTTTTTCGTCCTTCCAGATGTCTGGTGCACAACAGCCAGCACGAGATTTTGGCGCTACTGTTCCTGATGTAAACTCCTTCCAAGGTGATTTTATCAATGCCATCGACaaagcaattttcagctcCAAGTTGAGTTTCAATATTAACTTGGAGGAGTACATGGGAAACTCATGGATCCAAACTGAAAACCCAAATTTTCCCGTGTTGAACTCAGTGAACGTTCAACAGCACAACTCTGGAGTCAACGGGGCCATGAATTTCCCAAGGAACGGGCATTTTCCAGTCACCTACGAAAATAGCATACATCCAAATGCCTATTCAAGCAGCTATTCGGCGCCAACAAATTCAGGACCGCAACAGACCCCGTACCTATGGTCCAACAAGGATGACTACGCTTCTGttcaaaacattacaaatatgtaCCCAAGGTACAATGTACCAAATTATCTTTACGATAGCATGCGAAATTTTTCGCAACCTGCTGGAAGTGACATCTTGAATGGGGTGCTATCTGCGCCTGCTAGTTCTTATGGTATGGATGGTTTACCTTTACACGACGTACAGCTTAATAGACTAGGCGTTGGTGCTGTTTAACGGAATGGAATGATATCGCTAtacttttcttatttttgttgttgaaaattcaagttGGTAACGCAGGTTGACCGCCACATAAAAAATATGCTCTTCGTGTCTCAAAGGAATCTGCCTGTAACAACACCATTTAGTTTCTTCTGCAAACTCCTGCTTCATTTACATCATTTAACAAGACAAACCCTACCAAAATACCTTTAATTCCATATACGCTTTTTCCAAAgtgaaaatcttttcaagTCCCGTTTACTTGTGAATCGTATGTACAAAAAAGTAGTGCCAATATTATAATAGTGGGCAATATTCCAAGGGTAGCCCCATTTCCAGCCTCCTCTCTACCGAATAATCTTCACCTTCCAAAAATGAATTGAAGGGTGTtctaaaaaagcaaaaaggtaTATATCTGCTGGTCGTAattataaacaatattcccagGTCATGACTTTTTGGTTCCGGTCGCTTACAGCTCGCTGAAGAGAAATATAGAATCCGCTTGGCCAGCTGAGAAACGTAGACAGTTAGATTTAGCCTGTAATTCACACCTGCTACGTTTTTCAACATTGCTTGTATTTCCGATTTCTTCCAATTTCACTTTGATCCAATTTAAAGGAATGAGGAAATTATACATTCgaaaactatttatttatgaAATGCAAATTATCATTTTGATCAATTATTGAACTCCGAGCAACGTATAAAAAGTATTCTAATGcttacaattttgaaaattgcctttCACGGGGGAAGACTCCCAAGTTTGCCCTCTTTAGCTTATAACAGTGTtgtaaaaagtaataaaacaatagtgctaataattaaaaaaggaaaggaaaatctTCACGCACAAATGTCATGCATTTGGTACTTATACGCACCAGCACGTACCGTATGGAGCACAAAATTAGTTAAATATTGGACCTTAATCATGAATTGAGGTTTTTATTGAAGAGTACATACGTAGTTGTCAATGATACACCACACCAAGACACGTACGTACCATAAGCAAGAAACAGTCTTGCATCACTGAATAATAGTAGGTTTGCGCGCGCAAATGCTGACAATTGTTACCAAATGAATTTGCAATAATGGTGCAACAGTTTTTTTATCCTTTGATCGTTGATATCAATAAAAAGATCCTCAATTACTTAAGCGATCTACGAGAAAAAGATGACAATTCAATGGTAAAACAATCTCTAGAAATATCAATCGAGCTTTTCAACAATGGTCAAAATAGTTTCtactcaaaattaatgaagatgcctgaatatttcaatttatttgattttaattacaattCACTGAGCGacagcaaaattaattaagcAACTTGTAGACCTCGTGAAAAAGAACTGTCTCTTATTGGAACCAGACGCTTCAGCACACACGTTTCATGACTCCATCAAAAAGAATTATAGCCCTTATGCTTACCTTGATTCAACACGAAAAAATCACATGAGAAGAACTCTCGTAAAACTCAGAATAGGTTGCCACAACCTACGTGTTAAAACAGGTAGGTACGACAAAATTCCTCTCGATAAAAGGATATGTACCCTCTGTAGTGGTAATAAAATTGAGGACGAAATCTATCTCTTACTGAGTAGATTGTCAGAGATATTCCTCGATGAGAGACAtattattttccaaaattgaaacaaaaattgatgataTTCGAAAATTATCGCATGAAAACTTGATATCACAACTGATGAATTCTAATGATTATTAATATGTTAACCTTCGATTAATTATGCTGATCTCATCGCGCTTTGAAATGAGAGAAACTGATTTGACCCTTATTGgaatattggataaatgtTGTGATATATATCAGCGTGGAAATTATACCCTGATGACTGAATTACTGTAATCAATTATCATGCTTTCGAcgcttttgcaatgctgtattgttatagtcatgcaaataaagctcactgttgatgttgttgttgttgcttgcttaaccctttctctgccaaggggttccccattgaggAGTAAAATcttctggcgttagacagagtaaaatctataagtgccctgagcgctcattcggcagttaaggggttaagctCCTTTCTCTCTTTAAGAGGCCTGTGATCATACAGCGCTTGCAACGATTTCtgca carries:
- the LOC141876658 gene encoding DNA-binding protein RFX6-like isoform X1; translated protein: MEPETIEEETLEIMTHEDRPNGRPKRVRARKSYCEVETDEECNPEELKQLKAKGGRRKESYSCIMLEKKQKQIAQTLIWLSENYELKDGMCLPRCVMYTHYLDFCRKGKLCPAGPATFGKIIRQRFPKLTTRRLGTRGQSKYHYYGIVVKETSAYFHAGYSKKGLTRFSGMKGKGDANGNHKKFSLSSKSGTLLPEFPNAANVHLPEGVSMHKVETFIMMYRTHCQRMLDTVVSANFEGVQNFITHFWQGMPSHIISVLECPVVVDIVAICDSISYKVLTDVLIPSAIQDLPESLRDEITDFADNLLDWLDESLTNVPQSLKEAKLEVARAFTQALKRQVCFVHLAQAARSALLSYEDVSQMLGDLTKIDFDQILSKSVFISGNSEVVLKAKTYVEELESLLRKQAPLEAYIEWLDSIVDRCVIKEAEEYVATCFEDRSRKFLAMWSFITACVLADLTLRSSPSFGMCPGVFHLLHTAFEEYVFLVVENQKMLEMDKRLNNSLEIQMKKEFRTLLPSIETEINKPKENQQMEHVSRQEKETVRPKRRKANINPESSPNEKVFQQFKPRFHENTYPDAAQYINACTPQAVTIPSCESYQTAPLNSPPSRQFAQPISLCTPADSQYPPMENRSSFSSFQMSGAQQPARDFGATVPDVNSFQGDFINAIDKAIFSSKLSFNINLEEYMGNSWIQTENPNFPVLNSVNVQQHNSGVNGAMNFPRNGHFPVTYENSIHPNAYSSSYSAPTNSGPQQTPYLWSNKDDYASVQNITNMYPRYNVPNYLYDSMRNFSQPAGSDILNGVLSAPASSYGMDGLPLHDVQLNRLGVGAV
- the LOC141876658 gene encoding DNA-binding protein RFX6-like isoform X2, whose translation is MEPETIEEETLEIMTHEDRPNGRPKRVRARKSYCEVETDEECNPEELKQLKAKGGRRKESYSCIMLEKKQKQIAQTLIWLSENYELKDGMCLPRCVMYTHYLDFCRKGKLCPAGPATFGKIIRQRFPKLTTRRLGTRGQSKYHYYGIVVKETSAYFHAGYSKKGLTRFSGMKGKGDANGNHKKFSLSSKSGTLLPEFPNAANVHLPEGVSMHKVETFIMMYRTHCQRMLDTVVSANFEGVQNFITHFWQGMPSHIISVLECPVVVDIVAICDSISYKVLTDVLIPSAIQDLPESLRDEITDFADNLLDWLDESLTNVPQSLKEAKLEVARAFTQALKRQVCFVHLAQAARSALLSYEDVSQMLGDLTKIDFDQILSKSVFISGNSEVVLKAKTYVEELESLLRKQAPLEAYIEWLDSIVDRCVIKEAEEYVATCFEDRSRKFLAMWSFITACVLADLTLRSSPSFGVFHLLHTAFEEYVFLVVENQKMLEMDKRLNNSLEIQMKKEFRTLLPSIETEINKPKENQQMEHVSRQEKETVRPKRRKANINPESSPNEKVFQQFKPRFHENTYPDAAQYINACTPQAVTIPSCESYQTAPLNSPPSRQFAQPISLCTPADSQYPPMENRSSFSSFQMSGAQQPARDFGATVPDVNSFQGDFINAIDKAIFSSKLSFNINLEEYMGNSWIQTENPNFPVLNSVNVQQHNSGVNGAMNFPRNGHFPVTYENSIHPNAYSSSYSAPTNSGPQQTPYLWSNKDDYASVQNITNMYPRYNVPNYLYDSMRNFSQPAGSDILNGVLSAPASSYGMDGLPLHDVQLNRLGVGAV